In one Maniola hyperantus chromosome 6, iAphHyp1.2, whole genome shotgun sequence genomic region, the following are encoded:
- the LOC117983163 gene encoding protein unc-13 homolog C-like produces the protein MDLHNQLSKNMEEIVSQFKSRMDNFDEVLKQSQSSSNKACDLSTLAADYYAFKEVMWKTLTMLQQQLQLLTEGYDKHEMHSRRTILLFHGLPEEDSENVEGKICDLVCNRLKLPNFEEASIEVCHRLGLKRDKPRPILVRFSNLKVKNAAWKAKTAFKGTGMTMSEFLTKPRQETFVAARKHFGIKSCWSSDGVIVIALPDKTRTKIVSLSELHKLIAKHPQAAAGASHDQKSSRTRRVNKYTAK, from the coding sequence ATGGATCTACACAATCAGCTGAGTAAAAATATGGAAGAAATTGTGTCACAATTTAAGTCTCGAATGGATAACTTCGATGAGGTCCTCAAACAATCACAATCCTCTTCAAACAAGGCTTGTGATCTTAGCACTCTGGCTGCTGACTATTACGCGTTCAAAGAGGTTATGTGGAAGACACTCACTATGCTGCAACAACAACTGCAGCTGCTCACTGAGGGCTATGACAAACATGAAATGCATTCACGGAGAACAATTTTATTGTTCCATGGCCTGCCGGAGGAGGATAGTGAAAATGTGGAAGGTAAAATCTGTGATCTGGTCTGTAATCGATTAAAGTTGCCCAACTTTGAAGAGGCAAGCATCGAAGTCTGTCACCGTCTTGGCTTGAAAAGGGACAAACCACGACCGATCCTAGTTCGTTTTTCTAATTTAAAAGTGAAGAATGCGGCATGGAAGGCGAAGACAGCCTTCAAAGGTACTGGAATGACAATGTCTGAATTCCTCACCAAGCCGCGACAAGAGACGTTTGTCGCGGCCAGAAAACATTTTGGAATTAAGAGCTGCTGGTCGTCAGACGGTGTTATAGTCATTGCACTTCCGGATAAAACCCGTACCAAGATTGTTTCGCTTTCTGAACTTCATAAATTAATCGCCAAGCATCCACAGGCCGCCGCGGGCGCCTCCCATGATCAAAAATCTTCGAGAACTCGCCGTGTGAACAAATATACGGCCAAGTAA